A region of the Egibacteraceae bacterium genome:
AGTGGCTGATCCCGGGGGTCTGCACCACCCCGGCGAGGACCGCCGCGGAGCCCAGACCGGTGGCGAGCACCAGCGGCTCGCGCATGCCCCCGGCGAGCATCGTCTGGCCGAGCTGGGTGCCGACCAGCGCCACCAGCCCGACGGTGCCGGCACGGGTCGGCCCGCCCGTGAGCCGCGCCGCGCTCCACGCCGCGCTGGCCCCCGCGGCCGTGGAGACCCCGCGGATCGTCATGTCGCGGGTGAGGGCTTCGCCGAGCGAGCGCTGCGGGCCCTCGTGCCGCACCCGCTCCGGGGAGCGGTCCCGCGGTGGGCGGATTGCGATCGCGACCGCGGGGGCGAGGTCGGTGAACAGGTTCACCAGCAGGAACTGGCGGGGGCTGAGCGGGCTGCGGCGGCTGAACAGGCTCGCGAAGCCGGTGAAGCCGATCTCGCCGAGGTTGCCGCCCACGAGCACGGCAAGCGCATCCCGGACCGACCCCCATAGCGCACGGCCTTCGGTGACCGCGTCGATGACCGTCTCGATGCGGTTGTCGGTGACCACGATGTCCGCGGCGTCGCGTGCGGCGGGGGTCGCACCCTCACCCAGCGCCACGCCGACGTCGGCGAGGCGGATCGCCGCGGCGTCGTTCGCCCCGTCACCGGTCATCGCCACCGCCCGGCCGTTGGCCTGCAGCGCCTGCACGATGCGGACCTTGTCCGAGGGGGTGACGCGGGCGAACACCGTGACCTCGTCGGCGCACTCGGCGAGCGCGTCGTCATCCATCTCCTCGAGCTCGGGGCCGGTCAGCACCCTCACCGGCGACCCGGAGCCATCCTCCATCTCGAGCTCCTGGGCGATGGCCGCGGCGGTGTTGGGGTGGTCGCCGGTCACCATTACCGGGCGCACCCCGGAGGCGCGCACCCCGGCGACCGCCTCCGCGGCCGTGCGCCGCACCGGGTCGGCGAGGACCACCAGGCCGACGAGCTCGAGGCCGTGCAGGCGCTCGGTGTCCACGTCGGTGCGTCCGGAGGCCTCCCGCTCGGCCACGGCGAGGACGCGCCAGCCACGGGAGGCGAGGTCGTCGACGTGGTCGCTGACCTCGGCCATGGCGACGCGGTCGAACTCGGCGACCTCACCACCGGGGCGCCAGCGCACGCAGCCGTCGAGCACCGCCTCGGGGGCGCCCTTGACCACCAGGAGCCGGGTGCCGCCCGCCTCCCCGACGACGATGTGCACGCCGCGGCTCGCCTCGAACGGCAGCTCGGCCGTGCGCTTCCAGCCGGGCAACGCCTCGGTGACGTCGATGTCGAGGTCCCCGGCGGCGTCGAGCAGAGCACGATCGGTTTGGTCGAGCTCGCCCTCCTCGGCCTGCTCGGGCGTGCCGCTCGCGGCCAGCGCAGCGGCGAGGATGGCGCGCTGGTGGGCACCGAAGCGCTCGATCGGCATGGCCTCGCGACCGTCGGAGACCCCGCGGAAGCGCACGATGCCCTCGGTGAGGGTGCCGGTCTTGTCGAAGCACAGGACCTCGATGCGCCCCAGCGCCTCCACCGTGCGCGGGTTGCGCACCACGGCGTTGCGGACCGCGAGGCGGCGGGCGGCGGCGAGCTGCGCGGCGGAGGCGACGAAGGGCAGGCCCTCGGGCACGCTGGCGATGGCCAGCCCCACCCCGGTGGAGACGACGTCGCGCAGCGGCCATCGCCGCAGCAGCCCGATGCCGGCAACCCCGGCGGCCGCGGCGGCGGCGCCGGGCAGCAGCCGGCGTGTGAGGTGCTCGAGGCGCAGCTCGACCCCGCTGGCTGGCGGCGGACCGGCCGAGGCGATGCTGCGGGCGATCTCGGTGTGTCGGCCGGTGGCCACGACGACAGCGGTGGCCTCCCCGGTGGCGATGGTCGTGTCCTCGTACAGCATGCAGCGCCGGTCGGGCACGGCCGCGTCCGGGCAGGCCTCGGCGTGCTTCGCCACCGGCAGGGACTCGCCGGTGATGCTCGACTCGTCGACCTCGAGACCGGTGGCCTCCAGGATGCGGCAATCGGCGGGCACCACGTCGCCGGTGCGCAGCCGCACGATGTCACCGCGAACGAGCTCGTCCTCGCTGATCTCGACCTCCTCGCCGTCGCGCAGCGCCACGGCCGACTGGGCGGCGTCGGCGAGCAACCCCTCGACCGCAGCGTCGGCGCGCAGGCGCTGGACGCCACCGACGAGCGCGTTGAGCCCGATCAGGCCGACCACCATGCCGGCGTCGACCATCGAGCCGATCGCCGCGGACAGCCCCGCACCCACCCCGAGCACCGGGTTGAGGGGGTTGGCGAGCTCGGCGAGGAACGGCTCAGCCGGGCCGAGCTCGTGGCCGGTCGGCCGCTGGACGCGCTGGCGCTGAAGGGCGGCCTGGTGGGTCAGCCCGGTCTCGGAGGTGTCGAGCGCACGCAGGACCTCCCTGCCTTCCAGCGCGTGCCAGGGGGTCGGGTCGACCACGACGGGGCGGGGACGGTGGGCGAGCTTCACCGCCTCCCAGGTCCCCGACAGCAGCGCCGCCGCCGCCGCGCCGTTCACCATGGCCAGCGCACGCGACCCCGCGGCGGCCTTCGGGCCGGTGAGCGCCACCAGGCCGCCGAGCGCGGAGCCGGCGAGGGCGAACTGGGCGCTGCGGAGGCTCACCTGCGCCGCGATGGTCGTCGCCTCCACGATGATGGCGGTCTCGACCAACTCCCGACCGAACAGGAGGTCGGCGCCCCACGGCGGTCGGCCGTTGGGACGGGTCAGCCCCACGCCCACGCCGGCGGCGGCCAGGCCGCTCTTGCCGCGGCGGGCGATCGCGAGCACGGCGGCCCCCTCGGCCTGCAGCTTCCGGATGGCCCGTCCCATCTGCTTGCCGCGGGGGATGCACAGATCGGCGTCGAAGCGCTTCTCGACCCCGCCCTTGCGACCGGCCACGACGAAGCGGTGGCCGGAGCGGCGGATCGCCTCGACGACGATCTCAGCCCCGGGATCGAGCTCCGCCGCGGCACCGATCATGGCGACCGCCTCCCCGTCGCAGAGCAGGGCGAGCGGCGTGGCGCCGGCCTGCCCCAGCTCGCGCGCCCGCGCCTTGGCCCCGCGGGGCAGCGTGACGCCGCTGCCGCCGTCGGCGACGGCGGCGAAGGGGCGCAGGGACCACGGCCCGTCGCTGCGCTCGGCCTCCGGCTCGGCCGGATCGAGGAGGCGCTCGGCGACCTGCCGGGCCTCCTCGGCGCGCTCGGCGGGGAATGCCGCGACGGAGCCGACCTCGGCGCGGCCGGTCACCAGGACGTCGCTGTCGACCACGATCGTGTTGATGCGGTCCAGGCGTCGCAGCGACGAGCCGTCCAGCGGCACGACGCCGCGGGCTGCCAGGGTGCGGCCGAGCTGGGTGGCGAAGCCCTCCCGGCCCAGCCGCGCGGCCTTGGGCATGCCGGCGAGGAACGCGTCGGCGGCGCGCCGGGGGCTGCGCGTGGCCGCGAACGTCGCCGCGAACCCCGCAAGGGACGCGAGGGAGATCCGCTCGGCCCACTCCTCCACCGGGCCCTTGGGGAACGGGATCGGGCGGGGGCCGAGATCGGGCGGCTCGATGGGACCGTCGCTGTGGGTGGCGTAGAACTCCGGCTCGCGCAGCTCCCACACCCGACGGCGGGCCCGCAGCTCCCCCAGGAGGCTCGCCTGATGGGTGAGATCGAGCAGGATGCCGATGGGCCCCTGTGCCACGCCATTGGCGACTGCGCCGGCGAGGGGGAGGATGGTGGCGGTCGCGCGACGGCCGATGAGGTCCTCCACCCGTTCGCGTAGCCAGGGGTGGTGGTCGACCACCGACACCATGCCGGTGAGCTCCACCGGCACCCGGGCGAGCCGCGCCGCACGCCCCGCCACCGTCCAGCCAAGGCTCGCCACGCCGCCGGCGATCGCGGCGATGCTCCGGTGGATCGGCTCGATGTCGGAGGGGTGCTCGGCGCGCTCCTCGTAGTCCCAGCTGCCGATCTCGTCCCGCTCATCGAGGCGGCGCTTCACGCCGAACGCCGCCTCCACGCCCTCCACAGCGCTGATGAGCGCCTCGAGGGTTCCCGCACCCCCGTCGAAGGCGACCGCCACGCGGCTCGTGACCGCGTTCACCTCCGCCCAATGCACCCCCTCGAGCCGCTCGAGCGCCTGCTGGAAGGCCCGCCGCAGCCGGCGCTCCCCGGGATCGCTGACCCCGCGGAGCTCGATCTGGGCGTGGTCGGCGTCCTCGTCCTGCCACACCCGCCGGTGCAGCCCAAGGGTGTCCTCGACGAGATTCACCCCTTCCTCCACGACATCGCCGACGAACTCGAAGGAGCCCTCGACGAGGTCCCCGAGGTCCTCGACGAAATCGCCGACGTCCTCGCCGACCTCGCGGACGACCCCGCCCACGACCGCACCGACCTCCTCGAACCAGTCGCGCTGACTGGCCTCGGTGGCGTCGGCGGCCGCATCGGCCTCGGCATCGCCGGCACGCGCCAGCCTCTGCACCGGCAGCAGAGCCAGCGGCAGTGTCAACACGTTCAGCGAGGTGCGGGCCAGGG
Encoded here:
- a CDS encoding cation-translocating P-type ATPase, which codes for MRNPITALARTSLNVLTLPLALLPVQRLARAGDAEADAAADATEASQRDWFEEVGAVVGGVVREVGEDVGDFVEDLGDLVEGSFEFVGDVVEEGVNLVEDTLGLHRRVWQDEDADHAQIELRGVSDPGERRLRRAFQQALERLEGVHWAEVNAVTSRVAVAFDGGAGTLEALISAVEGVEAAFGVKRRLDERDEIGSWDYEERAEHPSDIEPIHRSIAAIAGGVASLGWTVAGRAARLARVPVELTGMVSVVDHHPWLRERVEDLIGRRATATILPLAGAVANGVAQGPIGILLDLTHQASLLGELRARRRVWELREPEFYATHSDGPIEPPDLGPRPIPFPKGPVEEWAERISLASLAGFAATFAATRSPRRAADAFLAGMPKAARLGREGFATQLGRTLAARGVVPLDGSSLRRLDRINTIVVDSDVLVTGRAEVGSVAAFPAERAEEARQVAERLLDPAEPEAERSDGPWSLRPFAAVADGGSGVTLPRGAKARARELGQAGATPLALLCDGEAVAMIGAAAELDPGAEIVVEAIRRSGHRFVVAGRKGGVEKRFDADLCIPRGKQMGRAIRKLQAEGAAVLAIARRGKSGLAAAGVGVGLTRPNGRPPWGADLLFGRELVETAIIVEATTIAAQVSLRSAQFALAGSALGGLVALTGPKAAAGSRALAMVNGAAAAALLSGTWEAVKLAHRPRPVVVDPTPWHALEGREVLRALDTSETGLTHQAALQRQRVQRPTGHELGPAEPFLAELANPLNPVLGVGAGLSAAIGSMVDAGMVVGLIGLNALVGGVQRLRADAAVEGLLADAAQSAVALRDGEEVEISEDELVRGDIVRLRTGDVVPADCRILEATGLEVDESSITGESLPVAKHAEACPDAAVPDRRCMLYEDTTIATGEATAVVVATGRHTEIARSIASAGPPPASGVELRLEHLTRRLLPGAAAAAAGVAGIGLLRRWPLRDVVSTGVGLAIASVPEGLPFVASAAQLAAARRLAVRNAVVRNPRTVEALGRIEVLCFDKTGTLTEGIVRFRGVSDGREAMPIERFGAHQRAILAAALAASGTPEQAEEGELDQTDRALLDAAGDLDIDVTEALPGWKRTAELPFEASRGVHIVVGEAGGTRLLVVKGAPEAVLDGCVRWRPGGEVAEFDRVAMAEVSDHVDDLASRGWRVLAVAEREASGRTDVDTERLHGLELVGLVVLADPVRRTAAEAVAGVRASGVRPVMVTGDHPNTAAAIAQELEMEDGSGSPVRVLTGPELEEMDDDALAECADEVTVFARVTPSDKVRIVQALQANGRAVAMTGDGANDAAAIRLADVGVALGEGATPAARDAADIVVTDNRIETVIDAVTEGRALWGSVRDALAVLVGGNLGEIGFTGFASLFSRRSPLSPRQFLLVNLFTDLAPAVAIAIRPPRDRSPERVRHEGPQRSLGEALTRDMTIRGVSTAAGASAAWSAARLTGGPTRAGTVGLVALVGTQLGQTMLAGGMREPLVLATGLGSAAVLAGVVQTPGISHFFGCRPLGPLDWAQALWAAGAASVSSQVAGRILEARARAAAAAPQGEDRDLRSALAGANGAD